The genome window CATGGCCTTGTGCTCCGGGCGGTACTGCGCCATCACGTTCACGTACGAGTCGGGCGATAGCTCCTCAGCGATGAAGCGCATCGCCTCCTCCGTTCCGGCGATGCCCCCGGGCAGCACGAGGTGGCGGATGATCATGCCGCGCACGGCCACGCCCCCCTCGATGACCAGGTCGCCCACCTGGCGGTGCATCTCCCGCAGCGCCGCCTTCGCCGTCGCCACGTAGTCCTTCACTAGCGAGTAGCGGCCCATGCGCTCGTCCGTGTACTTGATGTCGGGCATGTAGATGTCGAACACGCCGTCGAGCAGTCGCAGGGCGTCGAGGGAGTCGTAGCCGCCGGTGTTGTAGACGAGGGGGATCCGTAAGCCCGCCTGTCCGGCAGGCAGGCCTGCGTCGATGGCGTGCGGCAGGGCGGCGAGTATCTGCGGGACGTAGACCGTCGGGCTGACGAAGTTGATGTTGTGGCAGCCGCGCTCCTGCAGCCAGAGCATCATGCGCGCCAGTTGCTCCGGCGTCACCTCCTCGCCTTGTCGGTCTTGCGAAATCTGCCAGTTCTGACAGTAGACGCAGGCGAGGTTGCACGACGTGAAGAAGATGGTGCCCGACCCGCCGGAGCCGACGAGCGGCGCTTCCTCGCCGAAATGCGGCCCGAACGAGGAGACGACGGCCGACGCTCCCGCACGGCAGAAGCCGCGCCTGTCGTCCGACGCGCGGTCGACGCGGCAGCGGCGCGGGCACACGCGGCAGGGCGTGCGCATTAGCTCGTACGCCTGGTCGATGCGCTCGCGGAGTCGGGCGGCGCCGAGCTCGAGGTACGAGGGCCTTCTCATCTCACTTCGATCTTACCCGTTCCGAATGCGGCGAGACAGGCGCCAGCTCAGAACTCGTCGTAGTCGTCGGGCTTTATCGATATGTTTAGCCACCCACCTATGACGCCGCGTGGACTGACGGGAGAGGGGGTGAAGCGGATCCTCGTTTCTTCGTCGACCATTGTCGCTCTGTAATTGGCGGGGCTCATGCCGAGCTCGGTCATGCGCACCCACCTGTTCGGGCGCAGCGGTGACCCCGGCGGTTCGGGAACGCGGATTGTCCTCCAGGTCTTGTAGTGCCTCATTCCCGGTAGCTGTTTGCCCTCACGCGTGTGGTGACCGATGTACCAGTCCTCCCCATCTTCAAACGAGATTTCAGGTCTGTAGAAGAAACAGTAGCTATCGATGAATATCGGCTCGGCATCCTCCGCCTTTGGCCTGCCGCGGGGCCACCACAATGGCAGCGACATGTACTTGTAGTGCTGCTGGGGGGCGTCTCGCAGCAGATCGAATTCGGGTTCTTCGGTGAGGAACATGCACTCGATTTCCCGAAACCCCGGCGCTCGTTCGGGTGCGGGCGTCCACAGCTTCGAGTTCGCAAGTATGGCGGCGATCCCTTGCTCATGGTCATCGAAGCAGACTTCGGTTCTTCGCACGAACTGATCGAAGGGTGTGGGAGCGCCGGCGCTTGGAAAGGGAATGCCGGCATCCCACTGCTTCCACGAGCGGAAGCGCACGACGCCAGGCAGTTCCTTGATGGCGGGAACGTGTTGCGTCAGATACCAGTCCTCTCCCTCCTCTTTCGACATGCCATCGGCGTAGTTGAACAGGTACATGAAGCGTATCATCTCCTCGGCCTCCTGCTTCTTCTGTTAGCCGAGCTATATTACAAGGGTCGGTCTTGGACAAGGAGTGGGCAGCAATTCTACAGATCCTTGTGTCGTGACAGCGCCTAAAGCGGCGTCATCTGCTGCTGCTCCGCGCCGCCAAGCTCCGGGTGCCAGTCGACCGTCGGATATCGGGGCGGCGACGGCTATACTCGCGGCGTGCTCAGCGGCAAGTGGGTCTGGATATGGAACTGGCGTCGCTGCCTCGACGGCGACCCGCAGGCCGTCGCCCGACGCCTCAGGGACGCCGGATGTCGCGGCGCCTTCGTCAAGAGCGACGACGGCGGCCACCCCTTCGACCAGGGACGCCCCGTCTGGGAGATCGTCCACGCCCTCCAGCAGGAGGGACTGCGCGCCGGCTGCTGGGGCTACGTCTACGGCTGCGATACGCCCACCGCGATCTACGGCGACCTCAAGCGAACGGCGTCGGAGGAAGCGGCGACGGCGGCGCGCTTCATCACTGAGCGCCCGCATCCGTCATATCGCGGCCCCGACGTCTATGTGATCGACGTCGAATCGGAGTACGAGCGCTACCCGTCCGATCCCGGTGCCACCGCCGAACGCTACCTGCAGGCGATACGCGACGCCGCCGGCCCCGGCTTCCCGCTGCTGTACGCGCCGCTCGCTCAGCCGGACTGTCACCGTCGCCTGCCGTACGGCGTCTTCAATCGCTACTGCCGCGCCGTGATGCCGCAGGCGTACCACAACGCGATGGGCGTGTCGCCGGAGCGGGCCGTCGAGCTGTGCTACGACGCCTTCCGCCGCGAAGGGCTCGATACGCTCCCCATCGCGCCGGCCGGCGGGGCCTACGGCAGCGTCACGCCCGAGGAGCTCGAGCGCTGGGCGAAGGCGGCGGTCGAGCGGGGCGCGCGCATGCTCTCGTGGTGGAGCTTCGAGCACATCGAACGCGAGCGCCCGCGGCTATGGGATGCGATAGCGCGGGTGGAACTGCCGCCCGACGAGGAGGACCAAGTGGACGAGGAAGCGAGAAGGCGAGCGCAGGAGAACGCGTTCCGGCAGCGCATTGCCGGGCTCATACTCAGCGGCGACGCGTCGCTGGCGGAGCAGGCGTATCGCGAGATGCAGTACGTGCGGGCGCTGGCGGGGCTCCGGCCCCTGGTCACTCTCAGGTCAGACGACGCTTAGTGCCGGTTTGTCCAGCTCTGCCTTTGTGCGGCGCCGTCGCCGTCGCCGTAACATAAACGCCCCTCTTCCCACCTGCTGCCGGCAGGCAGGCCCGCCCACTCACAGGCGTGGTTCGGAATCAGGGGGACACCCCCTGCAAACCCCCGCCAGAGGGGAGGGCCCCTCTGGACTCCCCCGGTGTCGCTACCGCTCAAGCTAGACTCACGCCACACCCTCCTGTAAGATACCAAAAGACTTCCAGACTCCCCGTCGATATCTTCATCAGGTGGAGGCATGGGGACGGCCGCATGAGAATCGCATTCATCATGTACCAGGGC of Dehalococcoidia bacterium contains these proteins:
- a CDS encoding radical SAM protein yields the protein MRRPSYLELGAARLRERIDQAYELMRTPCRVCPRRCRVDRASDDRRGFCRAGASAVVSSFGPHFGEEAPLVGSGGSGTIFFTSCNLACVYCQNWQISQDRQGEEVTPEQLARMMLWLQERGCHNINFVSPTVYVPQILAALPHAIDAGLPAGQAGLRIPLVYNTGGYDSLDALRLLDGVFDIYMPDIKYTDERMGRYSLVKDYVATAKAALREMHRQVGDLVIEGGVAVRGMIIRHLVLPGGIAGTEEAMRFIAEELSPDSYVNVMAQYRPEHKAMPTGRQAMRYPELSRRITGEEYGEAVRLAHRHGLHRLA